The genomic region GAGGGGAGGCTTTGTCGAGCGCGAAGCCGGTTCCGGGTGGGACAGTGTGGGCGTATCCGGTAAGTTGCGCCCTCGCACCCGGAACCGCCGTGCGTGAATCGAGGACAGAGAAGCGCCAGCGCGCGCTGGAGGTGGCCGAGCGGCTCGGGCAGGCGCTGCCGCAGGCGCGCATCGCGCTCGAGTTCCGGAGTGATCTCGAGCTCCTGGTCGCGGTGGTGCTCTCGGCCCAGTGCACCGACGCCCGGGTGAACCTCGCCACCCCGGCCCTCTTCGCCCGCTTCCCCGACGCCGCCAGCTACGCCGCGGTCCGCCCGGAGGAGCTCTGGCCCTACATCCAGCGGCTCGGCCTCTACCGCGCCAAGGCGAAGGCCATCGTGGCGGCGATGGGGGCGCTCGCGCGGGAGCACGGCGGGCGGGTGCCGCGGACGCGCGAGGCGCTGGAGCAGCTGCCGGGGGTGGGGCGCAAGACGGCGGGGGTGGTGCTCGTGCACCTCGGCGCGGGGGCCGCCTTCCCGGTGGACACCCACGTCGGCCGGGTATCGCGGCGGCTCGACCTCACGCGCGAGGAGGATCCGGACAAGGTGGAGCGGGACCTCTGCGCGCTCTACCCCGAGGCGCGCTGGGGCAGGACCCACCAGCTCTTCGTCTGGCACGGCCGGCTCACCTGCACCGCGCGCGCGCCGGCCTGTCCCCGGTGCGCGGTCGGCGACCTGTGCCCGAAGCGCGGGGTGAAGAGAGGCCGCCCGGGATAGCTGGTTGAAGCGCGCGCCCCGCGGCACTCCCTCCCCGCTCGGGCGGGGAGGGCAGGGGAGGGGCGGCCAGCGGTGCAACGCGCCTCCTTTGCACCACGTTCGCGGCCCGCGCCGCGGGGCCGCCGGGAGCCCACCGCTGCGGTGCTCGCTCCGGCGGCTCCGCCCGGTCGCTGATCGGTGACCGGCGCCTTGGGCGCAGAGCGCTCGACCCCGCTGCGGTGCCGATCTGGCTCTGGCGTGCGGCTCCGGCTGCGGCGTTGCAGGGGGGAGCGGCGCTTCCATCGTGTCACGCGGTCCGACGCCGGCGGGCGGCCCGCCTGCGCTGCGCGCCTCGGGAGGGCTCCCGTCGGCCGTTGATGCGGCGCTCGGGGACGAATGAGGCGACTACAAGGCCGACTTGTGCTTCGCGGCCGTCTTGATGTCTTCCGCCTTCTCGGCGGCGCGGTCCTGCTTCAGCTTCTTCATGCGCCGCCGGATGAGCTCGCGCTTGAGGCTCGAGAGGTGGTCCACGAAGAGCGTGCCCTCGAGGTGGTCGTGCTCGTGCTGCGCCGCGATGGCGAGCAGCTCGTCGCACTCCAGCTCGAACGGCTTCCCGGAGTAGTCGAGCGCCCGGACCCAGACCTTGGCGAACCGGTCCACGTCCTCGGCCTCGCCCGGGATCGACAGGCAGCCCTCGGTGTAGGTGGTCTCGCCCTCGGCCTTCACGATGACCGGGTTCACGAGGTGGATGAGCTTCTGCCCTTCCTGGCGCGGCGAGGTGTCGATCACGATGCAGCGCTTGTCCACGCCGATCTGCGGCGCGGCGAGACCGACGCCGTCGGCGGCGTACATGGTCTCCGACATGTCGTCGAGGAGGCGGCGGATGCCGTCGTCGACGGCGTCCACCGGCTTCGCGACCTTCTTCAGGACGGGGTCGGGCCAGATGACGATTTCACGAATCATGGAGTAGTCCAGTCTATCAAGACCTTTTCTAAACGGCCAGAACGGGCCGCGCACTCCAGAGCGCCCGTCAGAGCATCGAGTACGGGTCCATGTCGAACCGGACGGCCGCCCCGCCCGGGGGCCTGGCCGCCACCCGGGCGAGCGCCCGGTGGACGGGGCGCAGCGACGCGGCGTCGGGCGCCTTGAACAGGAGGTGCCACCGGCTCTTGCCGCGCAGCCGCTCGAGGGCCGCCGGGGCGGGCCCGAGCATCATCGCCCGCCCGAGCGCCGGCCGGGCCGCCTGCCCCAGCGCCTCGGCGGTGCGCCGCGCGCCCGCCTCGCTCCCCTCCACCCGGACCGCCATCATCCGGCCGTGGGGCGGGTAGGCGAGCTGCCGTCGCCAGGCGAGCTCCCCCTCGGCGAAGCGGGCGTAGTCGTGGGTGCGGGCGCAGTCGATGGCCGGCTCCTCGGGGTGGAAGGTCTGCACCAGCACCCGCCCCGCCTCGCCCCCGCGCCCCGCCCGGCCGGCCACCTGCGCGAGGAGCTGGAAGGTCCGCTCGCGGGCGCGGAAGTCGGGGAGCGCGAGCGAGGTGTCGGCGAGCACCACGCCGACGAGGGTGACGCCGGGGAAGTCGTGCCCCTTCGCCACCATCTGCGTGCCGACCAGCACGTCGAGCTCCCGGCGGGCGAAGCGGGCCAGCACCGAGGCGAGGTCGTCGGCGCCGGACACCGCGTCGCGGTCGAGCCGCTCGACCCGGGCGCCGGGGAGGAGCGCCTTCACGCCGGCCTCGACCTGCTCGGTGCCGACGCCGAGCCCCCGGCGCATCCCGCCGCAGGCCGGGCACTCCGGCGTGACCGGGACCGAGTAACCGCAATAGTGGCAGGTGAGGACGTTGCGCCTCCGGTGGTGGGTGAGCGAGACCGAGCAGCGCTCGCACTGCTCCTCGCGCCCGCAGTCCTCGCAGACCACCAGCGTCTCGTAGCCGCGCCGGTTGAGGAACAGGATCGACTGCTGGCCGGCGGCGAGCGTCTCCCGGAGCATCTCCGCGAGGCGCGGGGAGAGGAGCCCGAGCTCCGGCCTGGCGGCGCCGCGCCCGCCGCCGCGCCGGCGCGAGAGGTCCACCACCTCCACCTCGGGCATGGGGCGGCCGTCCACGCGCTCGGGGAGCTCGAGCAGGCGGTACCTGCCGCGCCGGGCGTTCTCGAGCGTCTCGAGCGAGGGCGTGGCCGAGCCGAGCAGGAGCACCGCCTGCTCGAGCCGGGCCCGCACCACGGCGAGGTCGCGGGCGTGGTAGGCCGGGCCGTCCTCCTGCTTGAAGGAGCCGTCGTGCTCCTCGTCCACCACGATGACGCCGACGTCCTCCACCGGCGCGAAGATGGCGCTGCGCACGCCCACGCAGATGCGCGCCTCGCCGCGCCGGAGCCGGAGCCACTCCGCGTGGCGCTCCGGCGGGGTGAGGCCGCTGTGGAGCACCGCCACGTCGGCGCCGAAGCGGGCCCGGAAGCGGCCGGCGAGCTGCGGGGTGAGGCCGATCTCCGGCACCAGGACCAGCGCCCCCTTGCCGCGGGCGCGGGCCCGGGCGATGGCCTGCAGGTAGACCTCGGTCTTCCCCGAGCCGGTCACGCCGAGGAGCAGGAAGGGCGTGTAGGCCCCGGCCGCCTCCTCCACCGCGGCGAGCGCCGCCGCCTGCGCGGGCGTGAGCGCCGGCGCGGCGGCCGACGCGGGGAGCTCGGCGCCGGCCGGGGCGGGCGCCTCGGCCTCCACCCGCGCCAGCCCGCGCTTCACGAGCGCGGTGAGGGCCGGGCGGGCCTTGGGGAGCGCCGCGCGCAGCTCCTCGAGCGGGATGCGGCCGCGGGCGAGGAGGTACTCGAGGACGGCGCGCTGCGCGGGGGCCCGCCCGAGCCCGTCGAGCGCGCCGGCCGCGCCGTCGCACGGCGCCGCGAACTCCACCGCGCGCCGGGCCGGGGCCTCCCCGCCGCCGCGCGCGTTGAGCCCCGGCGGCAGCGCCGCGCGGAAGAGCTCGCCCGGCGGGACGAGGTAGTAGTCCTCCGCCCAGCGGAGGAGCTTCACGAGCGGCGCGGTGAAGAGCGGGAACTGGTCGAGGACCGCGGCGACGTCGCGCAGCGCCACCCCGTCCGGCGCCGACTCCGGGAAGCCGAGCACGTAGCCGGTCGCCCGCGGGCTGCGCCCGAACGGCACCGCCACCCGGCGCCCCAGGGTCACCTC from Anaeromyxobacter paludicola harbors:
- the nth gene encoding endonuclease III, whose protein sequence is MRESRTEKRQRALEVAERLGQALPQARIALEFRSDLELLVAVVLSAQCTDARVNLATPALFARFPDAASYAAVRPEELWPYIQRLGLYRAKAKAIVAAMGALAREHGGRVPRTREALEQLPGVGRKTAGVVLVHLGAGAAFPVDTHVGRVSRRLDLTREEDPDKVERDLCALYPEARWGRTHQLFVWHGRLTCTARAPACPRCAVGDLCPKRGVKRGRPG
- the def gene encoding peptide deformylase gives rise to the protein MIREIVIWPDPVLKKVAKPVDAVDDGIRRLLDDMSETMYAADGVGLAAPQIGVDKRCIVIDTSPRQEGQKLIHLVNPVIVKAEGETTYTEGCLSIPGEAEDVDRFAKVWVRALDYSGKPFELECDELLAIAAQHEHDHLEGTLFVDHLSSLKRELIRRRMKKLKQDRAAEKAEDIKTAAKHKSAL
- the priA gene encoding replication restart helicase PriA; the protein is MLVEVAVAAAVRGTFTYRVPASLEPEVTLGRRVAVPFGRSPRATGYVLGFPESAPDGVALRDVAAVLDQFPLFTAPLVKLLRWAEDYYLVPPGELFRAALPPGLNARGGGEAPARRAVEFAAPCDGAAGALDGLGRAPAQRAVLEYLLARGRIPLEELRAALPKARPALTALVKRGLARVEAEAPAPAGAELPASAAAPALTPAQAAALAAVEEAAGAYTPFLLLGVTGSGKTEVYLQAIARARARGKGALVLVPEIGLTPQLAGRFRARFGADVAVLHSGLTPPERHAEWLRLRRGEARICVGVRSAIFAPVEDVGVIVVDEEHDGSFKQEDGPAYHARDLAVVRARLEQAVLLLGSATPSLETLENARRGRYRLLELPERVDGRPMPEVEVVDLSRRRGGGRGAARPELGLLSPRLAEMLRETLAAGQQSILFLNRRGYETLVVCEDCGREEQCERCSVSLTHHRRRNVLTCHYCGYSVPVTPECPACGGMRRGLGVGTEQVEAGVKALLPGARVERLDRDAVSGADDLASVLARFARRELDVLVGTQMVAKGHDFPGVTLVGVVLADTSLALPDFRARERTFQLLAQVAGRAGRGGEAGRVLVQTFHPEEPAIDCARTHDYARFAEGELAWRRQLAYPPHGRMMAVRVEGSEAGARRTAEALGQAARPALGRAMMLGPAPAALERLRGKSRWHLLFKAPDAASLRPVHRALARVAARPPGGAAVRFDMDPYSML